A stretch of DNA from Microlunatus sp. Gsoil 973:
TCGCGGCAACGGGTTCAGTATCGCGCTGTGGTTGGAGTTTGGCCATGCTGGTTTCGGACAGGTAGCGGCGTTCGGCGACTTGCCACTCGTCGTGGAGGTCGTTGACGACAGCGCCGACCAGACGGATCACGCTGGCGTCGTTGGGAAAGATGCCGACGACGCGGGCGCGGCGTTTGATCTCGCGGTTGATTCGTTCGATCGGGTTGGTCGATCGGGTTGGTCGATCGGGTTGGTAACCGGTATGAAGGTTTCGATGCCGCCGGTTCCGCTGGCCTGTCACCTCTGGCGGGGGTGGAGTTGGTCGGATTACGGTGCGATCGTCCGGGACAGGGGCATCGGGAGTAAACGGGGTGGGCAGGCCGGTCTTGTTCGATGGGCTGAGAGCCCGCGTTAGTAGTTTGCCGCCCCTGCGACCTGCCCGGCTGCGCCGTGCGCGCGAATCCGTAGTTGTCGTGTCGCCCACCCGCTCCCGATCAAGAACGTGTTCTGTTTGGGAAGGGAGACGGTGATGAGGATGAGTAGGCGGTGCATCGGGCTGGATGTGCACCGCGACTTCGCCCAAGTGGCGATCTGGCGCAACGGTGTGGTCACCCAGGAGGGCAGGTTCGCCACCACCCCCGAAGAGGTCCGCAGGTTCGCCGACGGTCTGGCGGCGACCGACGAGGTGGCCTTGGAAGCGACCGGGAACACCTGGGCGATCGCCTCGCTGCTGACCAGCCGGGCTGGCCGGGTGGTGGTCTCCAACCCGGCGAAGACTCGGGCGATCGCGGAGGCGAAGATCAAGACCGACAAGGTCGACGCGGCGATCTTGGCGGAGTTGCTGGCGGCGGACTATCTGCCGGCGGTATGGATGCCCGACGCCCAGACCGCGGCCCTGCGTCGGCAGGTGCAGCGGCGTGGGCACATTGTCCGGCAGCGGACCCGGTTGAAGAACCAGGTGCAGGCCATCTTGCACCGCAACCTGGTGGTCCGCTGCCCGGCAGCCGACCTGTTCGGGATCAAGGGCCGAGCTTGGCTGGCCGGGCAGGACCTGCCACCAGACGAGGCAGCCGCCGCGACTGCGCTGCTGCGACAGTTGGACTTCCACGCCGACGAGCTCGCCTTGATCGATCGGGAACTCGCGCTGGTGGCGTTGGGCCGTGACGACGTCCGACGGTTGATGACGATTCCCGGCGTGGATGCGACGGTGGCGTTGTCGATCGTGGCCGCGGTCGGTGACTTCACCCGGTTCCGCACGCCGGAGAAGCTGGTCTCCTAC
This window harbors:
- a CDS encoding IS110 family transposase, which codes for MRMSRRCIGLDVHRDFAQVAIWRNGVVTQEGRFATTPEEVRRFADGLAATDEVALEATGNTWAIASLLTSRAGRVVVSNPAKTRAIAEAKIKTDKVDAAILAELLAADYLPAVWMPDAQTAALRRQVQRRGHIVRQRTRLKNQVQAILHRNLVVRCPAADLFGIKGRAWLAGQDLPPDEAAAATALLRQLDFHADELALIDRELALVALGRDDVRRLMTIPGVDATVALSIVAAVGDFTRFRTPEKLVSYLGLNPRVRQSGNQPATHGRITKSGPGYARGMLVEAAFSASKAPGPLRGFYERIRARRGIQVAIVATARKLAVLCWHLTIKGEDYAFAMPSLVAHKQRKLQLRAGLPSARGRKGASAAYSLKEVRAAERQLAERSEQAYRTMITNWRPKPATPKTPTARSGRGRQHRDTALTPSG